One stretch of Thalassophryne amazonica chromosome 19, fThaAma1.1, whole genome shotgun sequence DNA includes these proteins:
- the ap4s1 gene encoding AP-4 complex subunit sigma-1 isoform X1, whose protein sequence is MIKFMLMVNRQGQMRLSRYYEPVELRQRVTLEADVVRCCLSRSRDQCSFVEYQDFKLVYRQYAALFIVVGITDNENELSVYELVHNFVEVLDKYFSRVQSELDIMFNLDRVHIILDEMIQNGHIVETNKSRILAPLTALNKTIDS, encoded by the exons ATGATAAAGTTCATGCTGATGGTGAACCGTCAGGGCCAGATGAGGCTGTCCCGGTACTATGAGCCGGTGGAACTGAGACAGAGGGTGACGCTGGAAGCAGACGTCGTCCGATGTTGTTTGTCCCGCAGCAGGGATCAG TGCTCCTTTGTGGAGTATCAGGACTTTAAGCTGGTTTATCGTCAGTATGCAGCGCTTTTCATCGTTGTTGGCATCACGGACAACGAG AACGAGCTGTCTGTCTACGAGCTGGTCCATAACTTTGTGGAGGTTCTGGACAAATACTTCAGTCGTGTG CAGAGTGAACTGGAT ATCATGTTCAACCTGGACAGAGTTCACATCATCCTGGATGAGATGATCCAGAACGGACACATCGTGGAGACCAACAAGAGCCGCATTCTGGCGCCACTTACCGCCCTCAACAAGACCATTGACAGCTGA
- the ap4s1 gene encoding AP-4 complex subunit sigma-1 isoform X2 has translation MIKFMLMVNRQGQMRLSRYYEPVELRQRVTLEADVVRCCLSRSRDQCSFVEYQDFKLVYRQYAALFIVVGITDNENELSVYELVHNFVEVLDKYFSRVSELDIMFNLDRVHIILDEMIQNGHIVETNKSRILAPLTALNKTIDS, from the exons ATGATAAAGTTCATGCTGATGGTGAACCGTCAGGGCCAGATGAGGCTGTCCCGGTACTATGAGCCGGTGGAACTGAGACAGAGGGTGACGCTGGAAGCAGACGTCGTCCGATGTTGTTTGTCCCGCAGCAGGGATCAG TGCTCCTTTGTGGAGTATCAGGACTTTAAGCTGGTTTATCGTCAGTATGCAGCGCTTTTCATCGTTGTTGGCATCACGGACAACGAG AACGAGCTGTCTGTCTACGAGCTGGTCCATAACTTTGTGGAGGTTCTGGACAAATACTTCAGTCGTGTG AGTGAACTGGAT ATCATGTTCAACCTGGACAGAGTTCACATCATCCTGGATGAGATGATCCAGAACGGACACATCGTGGAGACCAACAAGAGCCGCATTCTGGCGCCACTTACCGCCCTCAACAAGACCATTGACAGCTGA